The window CGGGTGAATATCCATGCTCCATGTAGGTGAGCGGCTTTAACAGAGGTCCCCTGAAAATGCGGGGGGCCATTTTTCTCACGGCAGCGTAACAATCGGCGGCAATCACGTCGTGCGCGGCCAGCGCAGGCGCGAAGACAGAACCCCTCTGGGAAAATATTTCAAAAAACATCCCGAATGCCCTCCTGGCACGATCAACCTCCCGCTCAACCAATGCAATATAAAGGAGCGTCTGCGGCGGCGGCCCTTTCTGACACTGCCTGAGCAGGAAATCCATGCGCTTTTTTATTGCCCTGTCTATTTCCCCGAGCCGTTTATTTGCGGCTATAAAATGATCGGCCGAAGGGGCATACGGTTTATCTTGCGCCCGTATTCCCACAGTATTCGGGGCCAATGTTGCAAGCCTTCCGGCGCGCGCCGCAAGGGCGCGAACCTTTGCCGCAAGAAATTGTTTTGTTGTTCGCGATATCATTTCAATGCGTTTTAGCTAAAATTACGCCGATCCAGAAATTGAAATACGCACCGGCCCTTTCAGCAGATAACTTCTTGCCATCTTTTTGCCGACGACACGTTTAATTATTCGTTTTGCCTTTGGTGAAGGACGGGAAAGCTTCTTTGTTAGTTTCGGACTTTTTGCCACCTTTGCGGCTGTGCGGGTTACTATTTTCGGCATAACACGGACCGGGGTTCTTCTGACCGCCGCGGTGCGTTTTACACTCTTCACAATCTTGGGAAGCGCGCGAACCGCCTTTGGTCCTTTCTTGCGAACCAGCGTCTTCGCTGCCTTCTTCATTCCCTTGACCAGTTTCTTACGGGCGGGATAGGACATCCTTGCCCCCCTGCCCTTCACGAGGGCCCTCGCCGCTAAACCGGCAACAATAGGAATGGCAGCCTCATCATAGGCGGCTAACTCAGCAAAGGCCTCCAATGCCTCTTCCTCTGTCGCCCCTTCCGCACGGAGTTTGCCGAGAAGTCCTAGTCCTTTTGACGCAAGCGCTCCATAGGGGCCTGGAAGATATTTTGCGAATGGAGCTGCCACCCTGGCCACTTTCCCGATGCCTCTTTTGGCCTTTTTGGCAAACTTCTTTATACCTCCCCACAACTTTTTAAAGAATTCATCCGCGTCTTCAGCGCCCAGGGCATAGGCCATCGCGCTGTCAAACTCATCTTCCTCCTCTTCATCCATTTCATCCCCGTAATCTTCATACTCATCAGCATAATCCTCTAATTCTTCAAACCCTTCTTCGCCAAATTCCTCATCAAAATAATCCTCATCCCCGCCTTCCCATTCGTCTTCCTCAAACATATCTTGGTCGGCCGCGTCGTAATCTTCAAACGCATCTTCCTCATCAAATATGTCCGCCGCTCCTTCCGCCTCTTCGTAAGCAAGATCCTCCATCAACTCTTCTTCCAGTCTTTCTTCCATCACACATCCTCCTTCACACTAAATTAAGATATAAAACGCCGGATAAAGCAGATTGGCACAAAATGTTTTCCGCCCTTCACGGTCTATTTATGGGCTAATTATACTTTTAAAGCAGTATCCCGCAAGTCGCATAACCTGGTTCCTGTAATTGTGGTAGCACAAACAAGCGACAGAATCTAAAAGATAAAACGTGTATTATGGATGTCGTAATAATTTTTCAACAACGTGTTTGTGCCCTTGTTTGTCGTATTCATTACACACGGACAAATATAGCGGTGGATAAACGGTACAATACCTCTGTTCTAAAATAGAATGAGGTATGTAGGTTAAGCCTGGGAATAATGGAAACCGGAAAATTTCTTCACCACCATTACAAAATAAATGGGGCTTTCGTCTTGACACCTGTTTCTCTATTGGATAGGATTTTAGAAATTGACAATAAACCTGAAATTATGATTGCGGAGGAAAACAAATGCCGGTTAAATTAGAATTAGAGCCTGGGACATATTGGTGGTGCAGGTGTGGGAAATCAAATGAAATACCCTTTTGTGATGGGTCTCATGTCAGGACAGAACATATGCCCGTAAAGTTCTCTATTCACGAGAAGAAACAGGTGAATCTCTGTAATTGTCAGCTTACGAAAAATGCACCGTATTGCGATGGATCACACCATACCCATGAACATTAATTACGTGAATCAGAGAGGACTATACCATAGTTGGAGGGGAGGATATGTTATCACAATGGCATAATGATTTAACAACAGGAAATGCGATCATAGATACAGAGAACCAGGAACTATTCTCAAAAGTTCACTCGTTTATGAATACCGTACATTCACAAAAAAGCTCAATAGAAGTCGCTGGTATGTTAGGGTATTTATCAAGGTATATAATCCGACACTTTCATGATGAAGAGGCTTTGATGTCTGAATATGGTTATGACGGTCTGAATATTCACAAAAAAGAACATATTCAATTTGCAAAGGAAATCAATTCCATTGGGAAAAAAGTTGAAGATATAGGTATTACTGAGGAAGTAGTATCTCAATTAAAGGAACAATTATCCAGGTGGTTAGAATTCCATGTGAACATTGAAGACAAAAAACTGGCTGATTGTATAAGAAACAAAAAAAACAAATCCAATTCCTAGCGGAGCGTTTCATGTAATTTTACTGAAACGTTTTTAAGGTTAAATTTGTATGTATTGAGTACTATTTTGATAATGATTTTGTCTCTAACATTTCAAGAGATTATATGCTAATACCGCACACTGAAATAATGCCGCATTGGCCAAAAACTCACCCGTGCGTACATGCCCCGCATTCATCTGGCTCTTGCACTCTTCTACCCACGTCTCACAGGTCGCCCTCTTTCCATATGAGCGATGTGCTTCTATCGGGCTTAACCGCTCTGTATTTCACTCAGCGCACACTTCAGCTTCTGCCCTGAACGTACTGCGCGCTTCCATACCTTCCCCCTGAACCTATGTATCATCCCAGTCAGTTCCACAATATCACCCTTGGTTACCATTTTCATAATCCGCCCTATCGTGGTATCTACAGGAACTTCATCCCATCCCGACATCTTCATCAGCACATCATCCGTCCATACCTTCATAACCTGAACCATAGAGGTCGCTCCGGCTATCAACCCAATTACTACCATTTGCACTGCATCGACAAATTTATACTTTGCGTTTGCCCCTCGCTCTTTACGAACTGCTTGTTGTATTCGCTCCCGAAACTGTAGCTTCCCCATGAAAGTAAGTACCGGTAACAACCCGGCATGTACCGTTAATCCCTTTCCTTTCATCTCCGTCTTGATTTTTGGTTGTTCTCTTTCCTTTTTTTGTGGTATATTCTTCATTGAATTGGTGAATCTCCTTTTGGTTGTTTTCGTTCTTAAAACACCTTAAAACCCTTGAAGATTCTACCATTTCCAGCCTATTCCTGCAACAAGGCTGCGCCTTGTTTGCAGGATTTAGGTGATATACTAACCTCCGTTTTTCCGCAAGAATATCGGACAGTATGCCGTTCAGGGTATTCCTGTTCCTCTGCAGAACAGTGCATGATTTTATCATCCGTCGAGTTTTTCTATGATAAAAGAAAAAATTGAACACCTTCGAAGCGCCATACGATACCATGACAGAAGGTATTATGTGGAAAATAGTCCGGAAATTACTGATTATGAATATGATCAGTTATTCAAGGAGCTACAGTCACTTGAACACCTCCATCCTGAACTCGTTACCCCGGATTCTCCCACACAGAGAGTCGGTGGTGCACCTCTTGATCAATTCCCTGCGGTAGAGCACAAGATTCCCATGCTGAGTATCGATAACACTTATTCAGAGAAGGAGTTGAGGGAATTCGACAAACGGATAAAGCGTATGGCGGAAATCGCACCGGATCATGATATCGAGTATGTTGTCGAGTTGAAAATTGACGGAGTGGCGGTAAGCCTCTGGTATGAACAAGGCGTGTTTATCCGTGGTGCCACCCGCGGAGACGGTTTTCATGGTGATGACATCACCGCGAACCTGAAAACCATCCGCCAGATCCCCCTGAAACTTGTGCCTGGAGGAAAAGACAGCACGATGCCCCCTGTTCTGGAGATCAGGGGAGAAATCTATCTGCCTGACAGGGAATTTCAGCGGCTGAATGAAGAGAGGGAGGAAGAGGGTGTGCCGCAGTTTGCCAATCCCAGGAATGCCGCAGCCGGGTCATTAAAACTGCTCGATTCAAGAATCACCGCCCGAAGACATCTGCAGGTCTTTCTGTATGGGATAGGATATACTGAGGGAATATTACTCAAGACGCATATCCAGTGCCTGGAACTGATCCGTGAATTCGGGCTGCCGGTAAATCCTGATACACGACTGGCCGGAAACATCGAAGAGGTGCTGCGCCATTGTGAAGAATGGGAAAAGAGACGCAGGGAACTGGATTACATGGTAGACGGGATGGTGATAAAGGTAAATGATCTCGCGCTTCACCGTAAGCTGGGTGCAACAAGCAAGGCCCCCCGCTGGGTAATATCATTTAAATTTCAGCCTGAGCAGGCAGTTACCAGGATTAACGAGATTGTTGTCCAGGTGGGAAAGACCGGGACGCTCACACCGGTAGCAAACCTTTCTCCTGTAGTGCTTGCCGGAACGACCGTAAGCCGCGCGACGCTTCACAACTTCGATGAAATCAGGCGGAAGGACATAAGGGTTGGCGATACCGTTGTCGTTCAGAAGGCGGGTGAGATTATTCCTCAGGTGGTCAGT of the Candidatus Brocadiaceae bacterium genome contains:
- a CDS encoding CDGSH iron-sulfur domain-containing protein; its protein translation is MPVKLELEPGTYWWCRCGKSNEIPFCDGSHVRTEHMPVKFSIHEKKQVNLCNCQLTKNAPYCDGSHHTHEH
- a CDS encoding hemerythrin family protein gives rise to the protein MLSQWHNDLTTGNAIIDTENQELFSKVHSFMNTVHSQKSSIEVAGMLGYLSRYIIRHFHDEEALMSEYGYDGLNIHKKEHIQFAKEINSIGKKVEDIGITEEVVSQLKEQLSRWLEFHVNIEDKKLADCIRNKKNKSNS
- the ligA gene encoding NAD-dependent DNA ligase LigA, translating into MIKEKIEHLRSAIRYHDRRYYVENSPEITDYEYDQLFKELQSLEHLHPELVTPDSPTQRVGGAPLDQFPAVEHKIPMLSIDNTYSEKELREFDKRIKRMAEIAPDHDIEYVVELKIDGVAVSLWYEQGVFIRGATRGDGFHGDDITANLKTIRQIPLKLVPGGKDSTMPPVLEIRGEIYLPDREFQRLNEEREEEGVPQFANPRNAAAGSLKLLDSRITARRHLQVFLYGIGYTEGILLKTHIQCLELIREFGLPVNPDTRLAGNIEEVLRHCEEWEKRRRELDYMVDGMVIKVNDLALHRKLGATSKAPRWVISFKFQPEQAVTRINEIVVQVGKTGTLTPVANLSPVVLAGTTVSRATLHNFDEIRRKDIRVGDTVVVQKAGEIIPQVVSVRKEKRKGSETPFQEPSACPACGEKVTKDEGIIYLRCHNPLCKAQAKRRVQYFAGRNAMDIEGFGPALVEQLVDNGLVNDYGDIYSLRFDDLEGLERMGKKSAANLMSAIEKSKTHDLDRVICALGIYNVGAHTAEVLADHFDSLKALADATRDELESIHEIGPIVAKSIIDFFHTAHSRNVIKKLKAHGVNTRRKKPQASAIHKEIAGKSFVITGTLEKYSRSEAEGLIKKSGGRVSSGVSKKTDYVVAGESPGSKLDKARELNIKILDETAFEKIIG